The DNA window AAGAATTTTGAGAGCTTTATTTCGTCCATTTTTCCATTAGTGCGTACTCCGCTGCAAACATCAACCCCAAAAGGTTCAACTTGTTTAATTGCGTCGACGACATTTTCAAGATTCAATCCGCCAGCAAGAAAAATTGGGATGCTGACTCTTTTATTAATTTCTCTGCTAATCTCCCAATTGTGAACTCGCCCTGTTCCGCCTAATTCTTTTATCTCAGAGTTTTTATCACCGGAATCTAAAAGCAAAGCGTCCACAAAAGGTGAAACCTCAACAGCTTCTTTGATTGACGACCCTTCTTTTACATGAATGACTTGAATAAGCGAGATGCCAGGGAGTTCAATTCTCAG is part of the Ignavibacteria bacterium genome and encodes:
- a CDS encoding phosphoribosylanthranilate isomerase, with translation MIKPRVKICCISSIEEANMAVKYGASALGLVSEMPSGPGVISEKLIYEIAATIPPAIGSFLLTSKRSADEIIQQQKKCRVNSIQLCDFVERSGLEKLRIELPGISLIQVIHVKEGSSIKEAVEVSPFVDALLLDSGDKNSEIKELGGTGRVHNWEISREINKRVSIPIFLAGGLNLENVVDAIKQVEPFGVDVCSGVRTNGKMDEIKLSKFFKNINSKIQFCK